From a region of the Salinispira pacifica genome:
- a CDS encoding rubredoxin, whose protein sequence is MRYICSNCGYIYDPQQGDPEGGIEEGTDFEDLPEDWTCPICYQDSSFFDPLD, encoded by the coding sequence ATGCGATATATATGTTCCAACTGCGGATACATTTATGACCCTCAACAGGGCGACCCCGAAGGGGGCATAGAAGAGGGTACGGATTTCGAAGATCTTCCTGAGGACTGGACCTGTCCGATCTGTTATCAGGATTCGTCGTTTTTTGATCCCCTGGACTGA